The region tgcagtagatacgaacgcaatagcgaagaaatacggaagaaaaaacgatcgcaaatacgatcataagtaacgattattgtttcatggaaatgagcaaaggttttcaggtctttcgcaatagcggtcgtttgagatcgttaacgattatgcgaacgataatcgtccggtggaatagggccctaagaaattCTTGCTGATAACTTACTGCGGATTCCGCCAGCGCACTACTGCTTCACTCTCTCCTACagtctcatagactccattctgtggtcaGGCAAATTCTGCCGTCCGTCTacagaatgaacatgtccattctttgggaaGATGGCGGTATCTGCCTgaccatataatggagtctataggACAGGCGAAGAGTGAAGCAGGAGTGCACGTGGACGAGCGGCAGAATCCATGGCAATTTATCGGTGACAAtttcttagtgtgcacatacccttacgtgGCAGGGAGAAGAGTCATCTCTGATCACAGCTCCATCAATGTATGTTGTATTAATTCACAtctggcaggggaaggggggaccgACATGTTATACAATCACATTAAAACAAAACACCAAGATCTATAGGGTATATACCGTAAATTATGACTGGTTTCTTTGGGCGACAAGGACACTTCTTGTCCTAAATACCTTTCACAAGACTCCCTGCTATGGAGAAATTCTTTATCATAGAAGCAGGTCGAGCAACTCATAGTCATGTGTTACTGATAAGTAAGAACTTTATCGGAGATCCTCTGTTTGCCTTCTCTGGACTGTTGACTTTAGGACGTATTGTTTCATGTATAAACGTAACATTGAGCGTCCTTTCATGAATAACTTATTTACACATACCATACTAACATATTCCCACCTCAAGATGTTCCCATGGGATGGAGGATAACAAGCTGACTGGTAGGGAACAGACCCCTGGGACCACCACCGACCACCCATCCTGAGGATAGGAACAAATGTGTCCCAAAATGAATGGTGTGCACCATGTGGGGTCCGCACTCCATCAATTCTCTATTGAGCAGCCAAACACTTCCAAGTACATAAACAATGAATTCTTTAGATAGGGGAGAACATCCTGAGATACGAGTCCTGCTCTTGGGACCCCCAGCTGTTAGCTGTAATCTGCAGGAGAACCTGGCAAAAAATGTTCAGCTACCACCACAGGCCAGTACACCGTGTCTATATTAATTAACTGTCTATATAAGACAAGGAAAAGGATATATACAGCATCTCTCTTGCACCACCTTGTGGAGGTAGCTTTCGCTTCGAGACCATGTTTGTGCTCCTTTAAGAGGCCTCAGAACATGACTGGGAATTTATAAGGCCAAGCCAGAAAACTTCCCCAGAAAGAGAAGTGACCCATCTGTTCTTGCACCATCTCTCTATAGATGGAACACTTTTCCTTCTGGGAAAGGTCTGGGTTGACTCAAATCCTCAGTCATGTTCTAAGATTTCTTAAAGCAGCACAAACATTGGCTGGAGGAGAAAACTACCTAAAAATGTGGCAACCAGAGAGCTGTCTTTTATATCCTTCCTCCGAGAATTATCAGGAGTGCATAAATGACCTAAGAGCCTTCACACACCTTTATGGTGCTCTCCTCAAAAAACCTTACCCCATCAGTCCCTATAAGACAAGtgcatgctgggtcctccagaaaTAGACGTTCAGCTTAGCCACTCTCTACTTCCGTGAGTTATTGGAAATCCTATCTGAGGCCCTTCTCTATTAACCCCCTATTACCTAATAAAGGATCTGAAAATAAGTTTTATGTACGAGACAACTTCATTATACTTCATGGAATGAAAAATCAAAGACTTTCATCATTACACTGCTTGTACTATTGTGGGTTCTACCAGTATAACTCTATTAAAGGAGTCTTCTCACTGTTCACTGTGATGGTGTATCACTAGGATAGGCCACTAATTCCTAACTGGTGGAGGTTTACCCGCCAATAACCATGCAGTTCATTGGATAAAAATACGGGGTTACTGATGTGTAAATGGGACCTAaagatgcagtcacacatacaggatctgctgcagatgtaactaaatgcatcaatctgcaacagatcctgtatatgtgatcgCATCCTCGAATTAaagagtatagaaatgtctgtaaaatttttctGGAGTGACCCAGgaatgtccctctttggccgcctaaaagttgggaggtatgctatatCTTATAAGTTAACCCACATGAAACATCTAACATGGAAAATTGAAACATAGAAAGTTTTGGAACACaagaagaaacaaaaaacaaacaaaaaaaaaacaaaacataaaaaaagacaaaaatgtgtTCATTAAAAGTAATTCACCCACTCTGTTCTCTGCCACAAACACAAGTGATATACAGAATTATCAGAAGTCCCAATGTATTGCgctgcaagtctatggggcttttaatattttttttttatattgctcaggggcgtagctaggattcaggaATCAGGGAGCTgggacagagagcggcctcttgtggctggaggtgcaatgctgtctccggccacaagagagaatggcagagcaggaagccaatggctttttgctctgtcagtcagcagcagcagcatttaaTCACAAACATATGCTGGTCTGGACCTCCAGCTTCCTAGAGTACACGGGCCCTGTCGCAGTGGCGTGGTCTACCTTTATggcagctacgccactgcatgagCTGCCATAGAAAATACACTGACACAGGCTACATGATTTAAAAAGGTTTTCCATTTATTACCCTTGACGTGTTTGAGGACGTGTCATTTTACacaaaatcatttaaaaatagtTCATTAATTTCATGATTTCAGACAATCCACATGCACATTAGTACGAGGGGCGATGGTGGTCAGCGCATATAGTATTTACACATCATTCCGTAGGTATGCACCCTATTGTTACACAGCTTGTCCATTGTCTATTCCAACACGGGATACAGGGAAACAAGGACATATTTAATGACTTACACAATTTGGTTACTTCACAGGTAAAAGACATTTCATAAGGCTTCTCCATAGTCTCTCATTCATTATATTGGAGGTAAACCCAGAcatgatttcattttaaaaaattctttaaatttttttttcacttataaaaaaaaaaaaaagtaaaatgacgTCGTCAATAAAACATATGAAACCTGATGACCTGATTTAATAGCCACTGTGACCCACAATGAAATGAATAAAAAACCCAAGAGGTTGCGCCTGCATagctaaagctatgttcacactttgtttttttaagtacATTTTGAGGCATAAAATGTCCATTTTACTCCTCAAAAAATGTTTGttcgttttttcttttgtttttcctaGTAAATTGcgttgaaatgaatgggaaatgTCCTGATAAATTAGGTGCATGACATTTTATATTAGAAACATATCTAGGGCATACGCCTCAACATAGATACAGACAGGAACTGTCATGATGCTCTCTACCCACTGGCTATAACCTGGCATAATCCATTATTATATTAAGTGTCTCAGCACTAATACCCCCTATATCCTAGGGTGGTCATTACACCCATGTGTCGCTATTTAAAAGGCAATGCTCTGTAATGGAGGCGCGGCACTAGTGTTCTAAGCTACTTATATCATCACAGTACATTTTGTTCATTTGGAGGTCAACAACATCCAAAATTTTGTCATACAGCAGATCACAAAAATGTAAAAGCAGCGCTATACCTGGGTCTCAGATCAAGCAAGTGGGTAGCTACTATATTACAAAAATGGTGAttatttcccccctcttataatTATTGTCCCGCTCAGTGTTCCCAACCTGTGTATAtgtcatggcatgatgggagatgcaaTTTTGCAATAGCTGTAGAGCCACCGGTTGATGAACACCGATCcacactgtatatagacacaGCACTAGGGTTCAAagagcaatagagatgagcgaactcccCGATTGTTCCAATTTGTAAGAACCTGAAattttcagcaagttcgctcatctgaGCAACTTATTCCTGAGGCTGCATTCAAATGTTCCGTGCGCACAGAACaaagacgtggaatgcctgtagcAGGCTCTCCCCCCCACCATGACTACATATATGGCATTTCCtatgttcggggggggggggggggagaagaataATCATGTGTATGGGCTTATGTGGCAGTCATATGTGGGCTCAGTACTTTTAGTATATGCTGCACCACAACCTCATACAATAGATAATACTGCATTTTCCATTGTAAAACGGACACAAACCAGACTGCTAAATTACATaggatattttaaaatattttaaattattGGGAGGCAAACACATTCTATGCTCCCCCCTTTGCATATAAAGTAATGTTGTCAAATATGCACAGAACAGAACAGAAGCACTGGCTTAATGTCTGTGTGATTCATAGTATTTGGCAGATCATACATCTTACCGTGACCATAAACCTTGAGTAGTTCAGGGGTGCACCCATGGTTATAAATCATATGGCAATGACCACCACCCATGTGGACAAAAACACAATACTATGTACAAAATAAAGTGATGATACTTTAGCCCATACAGGTGGAAGTCCTTATAGCAATTTCTAATAGTAAAATGTTAATTTCATTACAACTGTACATGGAAACCAAACTCATACGTCACCTACCAAGATTACAAACAACCCCCCCAGTATAGGATCTACAAGTATAACAGTCTGCGATCAGGAGCTGGCCAACCATAGCACAACACAGGGACAGGCTCCCCTAGTACAATGACATATGTAGTGTCATTTCAGAGCGACTTATACGTTACAGTAAATAGGGAACCTGTCAGTTTTTCGTCATCCCTATGGTTCAGATGAAATGAGACTGATCACAGTTCCCTTTAAACTTTGACAATTAGAAAGTAAACCCAACAGCTCAAAGCATAGGGTTACTCCCACAAAATTttctctctttcaaatcaactggtaccaaaacgttatatagatttgtaaattacttctatttaaaaatctccagtcttccagtacttatcagctgctgtatgtcccacaggaagtgatgtattctttccagtctgacacagtgctctctgctgccacctctgtccatatcagtagcatatccttatagaaaacctctactgctctggacagtttctgacatggacagaggtggcgacatacagcactgtgtcagactggaaaaaaaatacaccacttcctgcaggacatacagcagctgataagcactgaaagactgaagattaagtagaagtaaattacaaatctatatatatctTTCTAACCAATTGATATGAAAGAAGAAACATATCGTCGCAGTAACCCTGCAACAAAACGTTTCTGTAAGTATAGGGACTGTAATGTTGCTTTTCTGAAAAACTTTTATAAAAATATATCCGATTAAAATTTAACAATGCAAATGGCTAGATAGGGCTTCTCATCAGGAATCTGGGCATACCTTTATTATGTCTATAGCCCTTTCTAGTGCAGAGATATAAGCGTTCTTTAATATGTAAAAGAGGCTAATATGTTTGCATTCCCCTTAACCCACCCCCAACCATTTGATTGACAGCAGGCATAAAGGTGATAAATAAGATGACAAGGGCTGGCTAACCCTGGGCTTTGAGACACGCCCCCTTGGCACTTAAGCCTCATTTACGTACTAACAAAAATGCTTCTATCTCGGCCCTAGAAAGGACTAGAGAGGTAATACAAGTATTCTTAGAATCCCAATAAGAAGCCCTATCCAGCCATGGGCTTATGTTTACCTCTGTTTAGTTGTTCACGGGTCCGCTTTAAGCTGCATGATAAAACTGCAACTGGTCTGATGCCTAAACAATCCCTATACTTACTGTAGAAGTTATTGAGTATGCTTTCTACTAGCCGACTTCCCTCCCCCTTAGCAATTCCTCTTGGTGGACAACCAGACCACATGGTATACGCCAAGACTTCCTCTAGGGTGTAAAATGATccccattgttgacatcacttGATAATAGGGTCATGGAGATAAAGTCACTATCTAAAGTAAGTACACGTCAAATTTTATATCAACCTATGCGAAACTGGCCATAGATAAAGTTGTTGGCTGGATTGGCGGTCAGATGTGACTGGTAGATCACCCCTGATGACTTCTTTCAAAAAAATAAGTGGCCTATGAACCTCTCTAAATCCTAAGCCCACCTATTCCTGTCCGAAAAATCCAATTTGATGGTTGTTCAACCAACCCAATGTAGATTTCCTGGTGGAATTGATGGAAGATAGCCCCCAGTCATCTTATGCATATGGCCAGCTCTAGTGTTATCCAGATACAAAGAGGTCGGCCATAGTAACATAGCCTCTTACTCGGCTAGGACAGACTGGTAATATGGTGCAAATGCCCAACAGTCCTATGAAGATATCTGTAAACTCATCTCCTAAATACAATGCACTGACTATATACACATCGGCTTTAAAAAATAGGGTCAAACCGGTTACATTTCTGtgatcttttcttttttcttcacatCATTATGCGGTAAATTACATGCGCTATTATTAAAACTCACCGGAAAAGGTGTGAGGTATACTACATTTCATCCACTAAAAGAATATAAAAATTACTAAAAGACTTAAAAATAATTTAGACCCATAGTTAATATTGTGGCGATACCTGTGTCAGTTAATGCCTACCCGTTACAATATAAAATCCTCAGACACTAGTCTTgtttaaaaagctaaaaaaaaaaaaaaaaaaacagaacctaAAAAGGGGACAGTGACACAGAAGAACCTCGCTAAAAGTGTTGTAGACTAAGAGAATGTCCGATTATTGCCAGCCGCGCTGGGGTAATCCAGGCTGGAGTGGAAAGGGAGTGCCAGGTCCTGTGGGAAAACCGGCAAAAGAGTCTGCCTGCGCTGAGAATCCTTCCAGGGCGGACACTGAATGTGCCTGGAGAAAAAGACAATGAGAATTAAAGGCACGCTCAATGACACAGCGACTCTTAAAGTAGTTAAATTGCAGAGTGAGACAATACATGCGCAAAGGGCTAAGAAGAAGCATGAGCAGCCAGTTATGAACCATCTGGAGATGGTTTAAAACTCTTCTATTTTCATGAACAAGAGTCTATGGGTTGTCTTTTGTTGCCTTACAATGTCCCATAGACGTATAATGAAGCCCCTGGATAGAGATCATTGCAAGCCGGGGAGTGAAAGGTACTGAATGTACTCAATCtcctgattggtaggggtctcaACAGCAAGACCCCCAACGATGTAAATTTTTGATAAGTCCATGTTTTTTCACGACATTGCCCatttaagggccctataacatgtGTAGATCATTGACCTGTTTGGTGCATAATTGCCCTAATAGGGTCATTAGGTCTGATTCATATCTGTCCATGTCGGTCCTGTGTAACCGACCCAGCAATGAGCCAAAGGATGAGCAAAGTCTTGTTCCTTGGCTATGTTACTAAATGTatgcaatgggggagatttatcaaacataggggaagatttatcaaactggtgtaaagtagaattgtcttagttgcccctagcaaccaatcagattccacctttcatttttcatagaATCTgtgtaaggccttgttcacacgtagcaaaactagcggaattccgcagcggaattgtccaccgcggaatgccgttagccttcctctcataatgggagtttaTGGGAGCTAAAgctaaactggctcagttgcccctagcaaccaatcagattccacctttcattttccaaagagtctgtgaggcatgaaaggtggaatctgattggttgccgggggcaactgagccagtttcactttacaccatgtttgataaatctcccccaatatgtataaaTCTTTCCTACTATGCCAAAATGCTACTAAACCAGCTCCACTTGTTATAGATCTTTGCAGATTATGAAGAATTTCTTTCTATACGTTTTTAAAACCTAAAGCAAATAGCATCTATTGGATACAGGAGGGAAGAACAGCTTTATTTGTGAATCAGAATATACATGAATATCCCCTGTAAGGAATATACCCAGAGCCTTGCCTGTAATAGTGCGGactgtgccgcggctgctgctgcgctctgctgGAGGCCTTGCAATGACTGAGAAGGACTCTGTGGGAATCCAGGAAGAccagagagagaaagaagaggaaaAGCTGAGGGCCTATGGGAACAAAACAAACAACCATTAGGAGTTACTAAACAATAATTATTTCAATGGGAAGGAAAGAAGACACTAACAGATTCCTATGacagtggcttaaaggggttatccagggattAGAAAAATAACAGCTACCttcatgcaaaaacagcaccaattctgtcctaaggctatgtgtggtattacatttccacccccaccccaccccgacCGATAGGAATGTCTACTCAATGATATTTAAGTGTTGACATCAATCAAGTCAAATACAGAATATAATAAAACTACAGTATTACTAACCCGGCTTGTGCCACAAGGGCAGAGTTGAAGTTAGAACTGAAAGCTGAGGCGAATCCTGGTAGAACGGATGCTGGAGATGGAGCAGAGGCCGATGGCACCGGAGGAACTCCTGACAATGTGGAGGGAGGCTGGAGTCCAGGGAAGGATGGAAGAGCTTGCAGAGAGGAGCTGAGTGGGGGGGTGCTAGAGACTGGGAATCCAGGAAAAGatggatttgatgggaccaaggGCCCCTGTGGTACAGGAAACAGTGAAGGGACTGCAGTGGATAGGTTCAATGGAAACTGGGAAACTGCAGCTGCAGAAGATGCCGAGAGGCCAGGGAACACAGACGATGTTAAAGGTGGAGTTGCAGTAGCAACAGAGCTGGCAGATGTTAGCATTGGAATCGGGCTACCGGCAAATGGAGATCCATTGGATAATGATGGAAAAGCTGGAAACACTGGCGGAATTCCTGCAGAGGAGCCCAAAGCTAATGAGGACAGATTCGGGCTGCCTAGATTTCCATTGAGAGAGGAAAGCCCTGACAATCCTGGGTTCATTGAATTAGACAAGCTTGGCCCTGATGGGAAAACATGGCCTAGTACTGGTGGTAACCCTAGAGAGCCATGAGAAGGTGTTACTGAACGTGATGGACCCTTGAAAGCAGAAGGTGATGGACTGGCTGGTTCATTTTTGGTCATGATATTGGTTGTAGATGGTGACGATGAAAGCGTTTGTTCTGACATGGAAGTGGATGTATTCTGGGCTTGTGGAAGTATGGATGCACAACTAAGAGGAGAAGGAGTAGACAACAGAGGCTGTCCTAGTaatgcagcagatgtgatgggaTTTGATAATGAAGGTGAGGGGGAGCCTGAGAATATAGACGTTCCTGGAGTGCCGGTTCTCTGAGGTGTGGGGGTTGAACATGGAGGAGTAAAAGACTTATTTATTGCCGAGACCGATTCTGCATTTGGAATACTTGATAGCGGCAACAGTCCAGACCCAGGCACCGAAGGCATTGAAGGCGAATTCATCAACCCTGTTGGATCATTTAAAAATCCTTTTAAAACAGATAGCAAAGGATTACCTATTTGTCCAGCAGCTCCAGCAATATCGGACAGAGACGGGCTAGCCATGCCCTGAAAAGCAGGATTAAGCGGCAGCGGCAGACCGGCAAATATAGACGGCATCATAGCATTGCTTACAGTGGTTGTAGAAGACGTGGCGGAAAATGGAAGTCCCGGGAGTGGCAAGGATGACATTGCATCACTTGGCCCAGGATTAGCACAGGATGTGGAGGAACTTGGTTGTGTTGGAATGGATGCAGGTGGAAGACCGGAGAATAATGAGGGGCTTGACGTTGACGGTGTGCTGACCGTTGGCACAGAAGCACTAGAGGACATCTGAGCACTTTTAATCACTGTTGGCGTGGGTGTTGATGGTTTAGGAGAGGCCATCGCAGGAGGAAATGCAGCTAGAGGAGTAGACATGTTCATTCCAGAAAGCGGAGTTGTAGGAGTGGACGGAGGGTTTAATGATTTAGCTGGAGAAGCAGTAGGGGCTGGGACAGGTGTTGCAGTTGGTGTAGGGGGAGCAGATGCACTGTTTTCATGTGGAGAAGCAAGAGTGTTCGATGGGGCAGCAGCTATAAAAAGGTAGAttaaaacatttttgtaaaaaaaaaacaaaaaaaagagaaaaaacaaataCAACTAATCACTATAAAATGCAACTACAACGTCAATAGCACCCAATATCAAGCAAACAGTGAAGAACGGTTTGATCAACACAAGATTACCAGGCatgcttaatttaaaaaaaaacacaaaaaaaaccactCCATCGGCCATTAATGTAATTGCCGAAGTGTTTGTCTtatcactagtgttgagcaaacttgctgaaagtttgggttcaaacaagtgttgccgaacccaaacgctcggcatttgactcccggcgtccaaagaagttggatgtgcaaaaaatggatacagccatagtacgTATTCAAGTTTTTTGGCATTTCTAGAGCAGCACTCAACTTCTACAGACACTTGCAGTCAAATTGCCAAGTGTTTCGGTACAAGTGTTGtcaaacctgaactttcagcaagttcgctTAACACTACTCATAACCTTAGAATCATGCAGGGTGATGTGGCCATAAACATaaaccattaaccctttaaggacggggccaattttcgttttcggtttttcctccttgtgtttaaaaggccatagcacttgcatttttccacctagaaaccctcactaattgtactttgcactgacaggctgaatttttgcataaagtacactgcaaaaccagaaaaaaaattcaaaaaaagtgtggtgaaattgaacaaaaaaacgcatttcttttatttggggggactgtgtttacCCCAttggccctggggtaaaactgactcgttatgcatgtttctcaagtcaaaaattcaaaccattgttaacaaatatacgttccctaaaatcgctctattcccaagcttatagcgcttttatcctttggtctatggggctgtatgaggtgtcattttttgctccatgatatttactttctatcggtaccttgattgcgcatacacgactttttgatcgctttttataaaaaattttctggatttg is a window of Dendropsophus ebraccatus isolate aDenEbr1 chromosome 5, aDenEbr1.pat, whole genome shotgun sequence DNA encoding:
- the PROSER1 gene encoding proline and serine-rich protein 1 isoform X1 — protein: MDKKSFEMVLDEVRKAVVTDYKVKALEHVHGYFSCEQVVELLRYFSWSVPQLKAVKAMQHKMVAIPATKVVNILNCFTFSKDRLSALELLAVNIQDASNYKPIEELFKINLSEKKRCRRILEQATKRGCKAPNAMISSCGMIPGNPYPKGRPSRSHGIFPGTPIKKEGDETNEGKGIAARILGPCKPPPSTYNPHRPVPYPIPPCRPHPTIAPNCYGKNVTVKKEQSNLNTSGEGQSLSEGGGSTSLSTTCRDWAKTNENNSAYVNGSLIPNLPPGSLPPAYSANPATLSSGVEDPAASGKSTPSQAAAPSNTLASPHENSASAPPTPTATPVPAPTASPAKSLNPPSTPTTPLSGMNMSTPLAAFPPAMASPKPSTPTPTVIKSAQMSSSASVPTVSTPSTSSPSLFSGLPPASIPTQPSSSTSCANPGPSDAMSSLPLPGLPFSATSSTTTVSNAMMPSIFAGLPLPLNPAFQGMASPSLSDIAGAAGQIGNPLLSVLKGFLNDPTGLMNSPSMPSVPGSGLLPLSSIPNAESVSAINKSFTPPCSTPTPQRTGTPGTSIFSGSPSPSLSNPITSAALLGQPLLSTPSPLSCASILPQAQNTSTSMSEQTLSSSPSTTNIMTKNEPASPSPSAFKGPSRSVTPSHGSLGLPPVLGHVFPSGPSLSNSMNPGLSGLSSLNGNLGSPNLSSLALGSSAGIPPVFPAFPSLSNGSPFAGSPIPMLTSASSVATATPPLTSSVFPGLSASSAAAVSQFPLNLSTAVPSLFPVPQGPLVPSNPSFPGFPVSSTPPLSSSLQALPSFPGLQPPSTLSGVPPVPSASAPSPASVLPGFASAFSSNFNSALVAQAGPSAFPLLSLSGLPGFPQSPSQSLQGLQQSAAAAAAQSALLQAHSVSALEGFSAQADSFAGFPTGPGTPFPLQPGLPQRGWQ
- the PROSER1 gene encoding proline and serine-rich protein 1 isoform X2, giving the protein MDKKSFEMVLDEVRKAVVTDYKVKALEHVHGYFSCEQVVELLRYFSWSVPQLKAVKAMQHKMVAIPATKVVNILNCFTFSKDRLSALELLAVNIQDASNYKPIEELFKINLSEKKRCRRILEQATKRGCKAPNAMISSCGMIPGNPYPKGRPSRSHGIFPGTPIKKEGDETNEGKGIAARILGPCKPPPSTYNPHRPVPYPIPPCRPHPTIAPSAYVNGSLIPNLPPGSLPPAYSANPATLSSGVEDPAASGKSTPSQAAAPSNTLASPHENSASAPPTPTATPVPAPTASPAKSLNPPSTPTTPLSGMNMSTPLAAFPPAMASPKPSTPTPTVIKSAQMSSSASVPTVSTPSTSSPSLFSGLPPASIPTQPSSSTSCANPGPSDAMSSLPLPGLPFSATSSTTTVSNAMMPSIFAGLPLPLNPAFQGMASPSLSDIAGAAGQIGNPLLSVLKGFLNDPTGLMNSPSMPSVPGSGLLPLSSIPNAESVSAINKSFTPPCSTPTPQRTGTPGTSIFSGSPSPSLSNPITSAALLGQPLLSTPSPLSCASILPQAQNTSTSMSEQTLSSSPSTTNIMTKNEPASPSPSAFKGPSRSVTPSHGSLGLPPVLGHVFPSGPSLSNSMNPGLSGLSSLNGNLGSPNLSSLALGSSAGIPPVFPAFPSLSNGSPFAGSPIPMLTSASSVATATPPLTSSVFPGLSASSAAAVSQFPLNLSTAVPSLFPVPQGPLVPSNPSFPGFPVSSTPPLSSSLQALPSFPGLQPPSTLSGVPPVPSASAPSPASVLPGFASAFSSNFNSALVAQAGPSAFPLLSLSGLPGFPQSPSQSLQGLQQSAAAAAAQSALLQAHSVSALEGFSAQADSFAGFPTGPGTPFPLQPGLPQRGWQ